The proteins below come from a single Biomphalaria glabrata chromosome 10, xgBioGlab47.1, whole genome shotgun sequence genomic window:
- the LOC106067432 gene encoding tyrosine-protein kinase JAK2-like, translating to MRNILRSLFFKHSDMDNLQNITHSITIHFVNKGIRPKSFDLQTHNLTCEQVLRLCIDHVCDALKIVPEKCKAPKFLPLFGLVTLPEETIWLPRNHTFEPYSNSQRNYKFKIRFRPPPDYVSQLKTDTGSNVMWEYLFLQIHNDFLTGTLVESKKLDTKNVFTLLTYALLMPKDLPYDSSLKVNEKYRERQIGFIRFITFFSKSLRSRLISTNLIDHYWLREGLKENTKIMKSKNENLRHFKKKFYKTILDAEPNYGSEQYAEVLVGKDNEEVTVTIGYYGEHQQPALYFGEELQFILSGILYIELQLPKNSQKKLWTVMIQLKDEKSYKIQFKKECAAKSFLSMLQGYYSLYVKYDKHLIADIQTIGSKLSSELYSFGPLKYLTAVKYLKESQSPTDPENKFFLIHESFTDFDKYVVISSSRKSKDSKDITVETFNITVDDGQMFTLNNSCQKKMSASEVRVYLKKEFGDQLHPRNYSHVSELEHIFKTEASDYYKENSKETENYSNGKIFLPDELDNRRHHIQDKNLYLKKYEVSFNGVKMMLVELQQDSGKYAEAFRSSLSDLMKLHKVRPSSFFKFYGMVVDRKLGALMEYSDSDLMTYICKNPQSIPQKVDIMEQIIKILSVMEDHSLFHGNIRLRRFAVFKGNNHINIKLGDAGVVSYLNTEDKFQADNNERLPWLSPERRKKLSHVTYESECYAVGTTLCEILHRNDNFAEILKLSDPRELWQYFESNPFLPKPDFRFENHHHNKRNPNCLKCKGEKVLDEVFNSIIMWCWKTDPIERPTAVDLKKKFSEIKLMAEELDRDTVFEGLKEVVYEAGFKDELDILDESKLTKAALENILMKKVGQKFLPDSCVTVKSKELGRGYFGVVWEGLIREPNRNLNHKGKQEHWKKVAVKKFRRNHKHSDKKVVISSEGSFVKEVMLACSLNHSNIVRCLHFAFDQTDSDFSNVLLIMEFMDAGNLCSYAERNRNDLSQQHMNRLLKISLDVAEGMVYLSGKDIVHRDLAARNILLAKLEGNEIVGKISDFGLARRMEENYRFYRNKAHTAIPFAWMPPECLDRRSDDNRFTSKGDVWSFGTVMWEAFSKGKNPRKMMQIIDTNEMEGNLLKEYKRGWRLGQEEDVPDDIYFVMTQCWEFEHEKRPAFVELVQTLKGLLNFKQ from the exons ATGAGAAACATATTGAGgtcgttgttttttaaacattctgACATGGATAATCTTCAAAATATTACACACTCGATAACTATTCATTTTGTGAACAAAGGTATACGCCCTAAATCGTTTGATTTACAAACGCATAATTTGACTTGTGAACAAGTTTTAAGGCTGTGTATTGATCATGTGTGTGATGCTTTAAAGATAGTGCCAGAAAAATGTAAAGCACCTAAGTTTCTTCCATTGTTTGGACTGGTTACACTTCCAGAAGAAACGATATGGTTGCCAAGGAATCACACATTTGAACCTTATAGCAACAGTCAAAGGAATTACAAATTCAAAATACGATTTCGGCCGCCCCCAGACTATGTCAGTCAACTAAAAACCGACACGGGTAGCAATGTCATGTGGgagtatttatttttacaaattcacAACGACTTTTTGACTGGGACTTTGGTGGAAAGCAAAAAACTAGATAccaaaaatgtatttactttGCTAACTTATGCTTTGCTAATGCCCAAAGATTTGCCTTATGACAGTTCCCTAAAAGTAAACGAAAAGTACAGAGAAAGACAAATCGGGTTCATTAGGTTTATTACTTTCTTCTCAAAATCATTACGATCGCGTCTCATCTCCACCAATCTAATTGATCATTACTGGCTTCGCGAAGGCCTTAAGGAGAACACTAAAATCATGAAATCAAAGAATGAAAACCTGAGacatttcaaaaagaaattctataagACGATATTGGATGCAGAACCCAATTACGGATCAGAACAATATGCAGAAGTCCTGGTTGGTAAAGATAATGAGGAAGTGACAGTAACTATTGGTTACTATGGTGAACATCAACAGCCTGCTCTTTACTTTGGTGAG GAACTTCAATTCATTTTATCCGGAATTTTGTATATAGAATTGCAGTTACCTAAAAATAGCCAAAAGAAACTTTGGACTGTGATGATTCAGCTCAAAGATGAGAAATCATACAAG ATTCAGTTTAAAAAGGAATGTGCTGCCAAATCTTTCTTGTCCATGTTGCAAGGCTACTACAGTCTCTATGTGAAATATGATAAGCATCTGATCGCAGATATACAGACCATCGGCTCCAAATTGAGCTCTGAGTTGTACAGCTTCGGACCTTTAAA GTATTTAACAGCTGTGAAATATTTGAAGGAGTCTCAGTCGCCAACAGATCCAGAGAATAAATTTTTCTTAATTCATGAAAGTTTTACAGACTTTGATAAATACGTTGTCATCTCATCATCTAGAAAGTCCAAAGACAGTAAAGATATAACTGTGGAAACTTTTAACATTACAGTGGATGATGGCCAGATGTTTACTTTGAATAATAGTTGTCAGAAAAAAATGAGTGCTTCGGAAGTTagagtgtacttgaagaaggaATTTGGAGATCAACTCCATCCTAGAAACT ACAGTCATGTCTCAGAActtgaacatatttttaaaactgaagCCTCAGACTATTACAAGGAAAACAGTAAAGAAACTGAGAACTATTCCAATGGTAAGATCTTCCTGCCTGATGAATTGGATAACCGCAGACATCACATTCAAG aCAAAAATCTTTACCTAAAGAAGTATGAAGTAAGTTTCAATGGGGTTAAAATGATGTTGGTAGAGCTTCAGCAAGATAGTGGAAAGTATGCAGAG GCTTTTAGATCCAGTTTGTCTGACCTGATGAAACTGCACAAAGTGAGGCCCTCaagttttttcaagttttacGGCATGGTGGTGGACAGAAAATTGGGCGCTCTCATGGAGTATTCAGATTCTGATCTCATGACCTACATTTGTAAAAATCCACAGTCCATACCACAGAAAGTGGACATTATGGAACAGATTATCAAAATACTCTCAGTCATG GAGGACCACTCCTTATTTCATGGTAATATAAGACTTAGAAGGTTTGCTGTGTTTAAAGGAAATAATCATATCAACATCAAGCTAGGAGATGCTGGAGTTGTCTCCTATTTGAATACGGAAGACAAATTCCAAGCTGACAACAATGAAAG ACTGCCTTGGCTCTCTCCTGAAAGAAGGAAAAAATTGAGTCATGTGACTTATGAATCTGAATGCTATGCTGTGGGGACCACACTGTGTGAGATCCTCCATAGAAATGATAATTTCGCTGAAATTTTGAAACTCTCTGACCCCAGAGAA cTCTGGCAGTATTTTGAAAGCAACCCATTCTTACCCAAGCCAGACTTTCGATTTGAGAATCATCATCATAACAAAAGGAATCCTAACTGCCTGAAATGTAAAGGTGAAAAAGTTTTGGACGAAGTCTTTAACTCTATCATAATGTGGTGTTGGAAGACAGATCCTATTGAGAGGCCAACTGCTGTcgatttgaaaaagaaattttcaG aaataaaattaatggcTGAAGAGTTAGACAGAGACACAGTGTTTGAAGGCCTTAAAGAAGTAGTTTATGAGGCTGGGTTTAAGGATGAATTAGATATTctag atGAGTCTAAATTGACTAAAGCAGCTCTAGAGAATATATTAATGAAAAAAGTTGGGCAGAAATTTCTGCCGGATTCTTGCGTGACAGTTAAAAGTAAAGAATTAGGAAgg GGTTATTTCGGTGTAGTGTGGGAAGGTTTAATCCGTGAGCCAAATCGAAACCTGAACCATAAGGGCAAACAGGAGCACTGGAAAAAAGTTGCAGTGAAAAAGTTCAGGCGTAACCACAAGCACAGTGACAAGAAGGTTGTAATCAGCAGTGAGGGCAGTTTTGTCAAAGAGGTCATGCTGGCCTGCTCACTCAACCACTCAAACATTGTTCGTTGTCTACATTTTGCATTCGATCAAACAG acTCAGACTTCTCCAATGTTCTACTTATTATGGAGTTTATGGATGCTGGTAACCTCTGCTCGTATGCCGAGAGAAATCGAAATGATCTAAGTCAGCAACACATGAACCGTCTGCTCAAAATCTCTTTAGATGTGGCGGAG GGAATGGTCTACTTAAGTGGTAAAGATATTGTGCATCGAGATCTGGCTGCCAGGAATATTTTGTTGGCCAAACTTGAAGGCAACGAAATTGTTGGTAAAATCTCTGACTTTGGGCTGGCTCGCAGAATGGAGGAAAATTACAGATTCTATAGAAACAAAGCTCACACAGCCATTCCATTTGCTTG GATGCCCCCTGAGTGTTTGGATCGTAGATCTGATGACAATCGATTCACCAGCAAAGGAGATGTCTGGTCTTTTGGAACAGTTATGTGGGAAGCTTTCTCCAAAGGAAAGAACCCTAGGAAGATGATGCAGATCATTGACACTAACGAGATGGAGGGGAATCTTCTAAAGGAGTATAAAAGAGGCTGGAGGTTAGGTCAGGAGGAAGATGTCCCTGATGACATCTACTTTGTCATGACTCAATGCTGGGAGTTTGAGCATGAAAAAAGACCAGCATTCGTAGAGTTGGTGCAAACTTTGAAAGGCCTGCTCAACTTTAAACAATGA